The following proteins come from a genomic window of Diorhabda carinulata isolate Delta chromosome X, icDioCari1.1, whole genome shotgun sequence:
- the LOC130902222 gene encoding uncharacterized protein LOC130902222, whose product MFISITFGFTILCIVDAINIDNELRVTKIDCYERIAIGQRLNSSNIYKIFKYKTVNECKKECSEENAACKSFSFGISVKGNGSCELGSITIKETGDLKPAGTVSDVDFDLYIKKTGCTVVSDEFPYRKPPLEDKFLINNIHDGVQKVQTIVSVASGPQSVLNPIHGILVSPDNMKVNIWDTTNDWYKEIRKIYPNYYDSYNFGSDNNFDLYHYAQPTNVPYKDISRYDNEFHYTRNNNKVPTNAYNPKSDYRLYPTPHKYGSVIPHPNNYYERPTHHDYPYPSYKPSNKPESNGYQYDRPQRPYQPHQQHQPHQPNYHSKPVSSSFIYEIDSNNQPISESTPPKKINSVSNSTGSKRPENTFSKPIVTHSKGYNGMQITSIITEIKDVDCDPTSWIPDVVSSGNYITISAGFWGLTYNRSVPDAPNNVYCLPLTDIMLYLEFIEMTLDNVQLSSSSDELYQ is encoded by the exons atgtTTATTAGTATAACATTCGGTTTTACAATTTTGTGTATTGTTGATGCAATAAACATTGACAACGAACTTCGAGTTACTAAAATAG ATTGTTACGAACGTATAGCCATTGGTCAAAGACTAAATTCAAGTAATATTTAcaagattttcaaatataaaactgtGAATGAATGTAAAAAAGAATGTTCTGAAGAAAACGCAGCTTGTAAGTCCTTCAGTTTTGG gATATCCGTTAAAGGTAACGGTTCATGCGAACTTGGTTCAATCACCATAAAAGAAACAGGAGATTTAAAACCAGCTGGTACTGTATCTGATGtagattttgatttatatattaaaaaaacaggATGTACAGTAGTTTCGGATGAGTTTCCATATCGTAAACCTCCTttggaagataaatttttgataaacaatataCATGATGGAGTTCAAAAGGTACAGACAATTGTGAGCGTCGCTAGTGGTCCTCAATCTGTACTTAACCCCATTCATGGAATCTTAGTATCTCCAGATAATATGAAAGTGAATATTTGGGATACTACCAACGATTGGTATAAAGAAATACGCAAAATTTATCCGAATTATTATGATTCATACAATTTTGGATCcgataataattttgatttatatcatTATGCTCAACCAACCAATGTTCCATATAAAGATATTAGTAGATACGACAATGAATTCCATTATACGAG AAACAACAACAAAGTACCAACAAATGCTTATAATCCAAAATCGGATTATCGTCTATATCCTACTCCACATAAATACGGTTCAGTAATTCCACATCCTAACAATTATTATGAAAGACCAACTCACCACGATTACCCTTATCCATCCTATAAACCAAGTAATAAACCTGAAAGTAATGGGTATCAGTATGATCGCCCACAAAGACCATATCAACCACATCAACAACATCAACCACATCAACCAAACTATCATTCGAAGCcagtttcttcttcatttatttaCGAAATTGATTCTAATAATCAACCTATTTCTGAATCGACTCCACCAAAGAAAATAAACTCCGTATCAAATTCTACTGGATCCAAAAGGCCTGAAAACACCTTTTCGAAACCAATCGTTACACATAGTAAAGGCTACAATGGAATGCAGATAACATCTATTATCACCGAAATTAAAGATG TTGATTGTGATCCAACTTCTTGGATTCCCGACGTAGTCTCATCTGGTAACTACATAACTATTTCAGCTGGATTTTGGGG TCTAACTTACAATAGATCTGTTCCCGATGCACCAAATAACGTTTACTGTTTACCTCTAACTGATATTATGCTGTATTTGGAGTTTATTGAAATGACTCTGGACAATGTCCAACTTTCATCATCTTCCGATGAGCTCTACCAATAG